The following proteins come from a genomic window of Rutidosis leptorrhynchoides isolate AG116_Rl617_1_P2 chromosome 10, CSIRO_AGI_Rlap_v1, whole genome shotgun sequence:
- the LOC139870945 gene encoding uncharacterized protein: MGSWRSDLFVSKVVFLGYVVSEEGISMDPSKVEAIRSWSSLSFITEKGVFEWFSSAQSAFKSLKQKLSSSPILALPNFDMLFELECDASGVGIGDVLVLVLLMLLMMPYQGDILYCQFWKLELLDSHFKELYEADLDFVSILNCSSAESKRDYVEKDGFLFKGSRLCILKDSIKELLVREAHGGGLADHFGINKTLEILNEHFNWPCMDKYVKVVINHCATCFQAKSAFHKGLYTPLLVPNQP, translated from the exons ATGGGAAGCTGGAGAAGTGATTTATTTGTTAGCAAAGTAGTGTTTCTTGGATATGTTgtttctgaagaaggcatttcaatggatccatctaaggtGGAAGCAATCAGATCATGGTCTAGTCTTTCTTTCATCACTGAA AAAGGAGTATTTGAATGGTTCAGTTCTGCCCAATCAGCATTCAAATCATTGAAGCAGAAGCTAAGTTCATCACCTATACTTGCTTTACCTAATTTTGATATGCtgtttgaacttgaatgtgatgcaagtggtgttggcattggTGATGTGCTAGT gctggtacTTCTAATGTTGTTGATGATGCCCTATCAAGGAGATATTCTTTATTGTCAATTCTGGAAGCTAGAGCTCTTGGATTCTCATTttaaggagttatatgaagctgatcTAGACTTTGTTTCAATTTTGAATTGTTCATCTGCTGAGTCCAAAAGAGATTATGTTGAAAAAGATGGTTTTCTATTCAAGGGCAGCAGATTGTGTATTCTAAAAGATTCAATCAAGGAGTTGCTGGTTAGAGAAGCACATGGAGGTGGTTTAGCTGATCATTTTGGGATTAACAAGACATTGGAAATCCTGAATGAACATTTTAATTGGCCATGTATGGATAAATATGTTAAAGTTGTGATTAATCATTGCGCTACATGTTTTCAAGCTAAGTCAGCTTTTCACAAGGGATTGTATACTCCTCTTCTAGTTCCCAACCAGCCTTAG